The DNA window AAGTTTCATGAAATTACTAACAATTGACTTACTCTCTGTGAACAGTTATAATATTTCGAGAAGTTTCATCCTTCCTTTCTGAAAATGTACGTACACTGGTTCGGTTAGTCCATAATTTAGAACTTTTGCCTTTTAACGTGCCTTCTGAAGTTTGTATATCAATTCGTTTACTTTTTTCAGATAGAAATTCACTACTGTTTGATCCTTCACCATCATCAACTGGCAAACATGTCTCTATCATTGCTTCTAAGCAATTCACAAATAATTGTGCACTTTTGGCTGTGCAATTAGACTGCAAGatattataaaaaaagtgtTAAAGGTAAATTAAAGTTTACACCTTAATCTATTCCTAGTGTAATAGTATAGTATTTGCTCCAAGAGTGAAGAAACCCCTGGGCTGAAAATGATCACATATTGTATAGAGTTTTAATTTGTGCCGCTTGCTTTGACTCTCACATAagcatgtttttcttttttattaattgtccACTTTTTCGCCCAAAACTGTTGTCACTTACTAAATAAGTAAGTCTAATCCAAATTATATCGTATATGATTtcgtttcaataaaaaaaatctgATAAATATGATAATGAAagttttataaacaaataactaaaaataatgaaattttgcagttgcattagtattgtataaTCAGTATCCTACTTCGCATTGTCTTATATTGTTGCGTGATCAAGCATCCAAGGGCGAACATACTAGTGGTGGGAATTTATTCACTCTTGAACTAAATCTTTTGATCACTCTTGGAGAAAATATTGTTTATGTATCTTTACTTTTGGTTATACTAGTATCCTCAATTAATTACATTAACTATAATATTTACTTACATTTGTATACGGACCAGCAAATCTCCACAGTCCTCCAAATCCACAACtttgtaaataatgtaattgTTGCTGGCTTGTATCTTCGCATGCAATCATATTCTGTATAATTGCTTGTACAGAATTCAATATGCCTTGATCGTGACAGGAAGACAAAACACTATTGATTTTTGCATCGAGCAGATTGTGActgtaaaaatcaaaataatgtaaataatgtatatgtatatctatATAAGTCGAATATCGCCAATGCTACGCGGGGAGTAAGTGCACCAATATCCACTCTACTCTAAATTTCCGCCTAGCCGTTTAAATCCCGCATAAAGCTAAGATCAACGACATGACTCACAACATACCTCAACCTTGGCCTGCCAATGAAGTGGGGCATCCTGAATAGGTAGTCAGGATGACTACCTGACTACCCATTACCCCCTTAACTAAACTACTCAATATCGTTACCTTCAACCAATATCCGTAACAataagtttattatttataacgcttggcagtcaacgtgttaaagattAAGGTAGGTATGGTATCTAGAAATATATGTAAGACAAGAACTTACATTACTGGGAATACCCTTGGAAATACTACAGAAGCTTCTGCAAGATATTCATAAAGAATTCGTTGCTCATTTTCATCAGTCGAATTTTTTACCAAGGTAACCAGAACAGTTAAAACTAAAGTTTGTGTTGAAAAATCTGTCAGCACTTCTGGATCGAGTAATACATTGTTTTCGTTGCTGACACTGACTCTGGCACTTCGATTCTGCATGAATTATAAGAACTTTAGTATGTGTAGATATATTCTTCAAGTGAAAGCGATAATACTAAAATGTGgtcataataaaaaattatttcatttttaatatatgagattaaaatattttattatttgataatataataCACAAAATCGTATGCATGGCATTGAAATTGATGAGGAAAAGGAAAATAATTTAAGTGTTTGTAATAGAAATGGAATAAATATACCTTTGGTTCCGTTTCTTCAGTGGATTTTGTTTCCTTAGCAGTGGGTACCGAAAAGGATCGCTgcgttttaaataaaatccGTCCAGTCTTGTTAATGTTGCGTACATCATCATTTTCGTACAAATTGAAGGAGTATGACACATATAAGTGACAAGTTGCATTGCGTTTTAAGCAACCCAGACACAGGCAAGATAGGCATAGGTAGATGAGAGCATTGAGGCCGTAAGAGAAAACAGAGGAACATACCAGAACAAAAaccaataaataatattaatcaatataaaaatgacttttatttttttaagatACACTAAAGAGTGTATAACGAATTAGTAAATATGACGTTGCAAAGAAATCATGAAAAACTTCGATCTTTATGTAAATTATAATCTAGCTTCTTCATTTGCaaatcatatttttaaaatgtgaacagtttttattttttctatacccaaatttacaaaatattattactattttgCAGTTTTGTATTCGattttgtttcattaataaTAAAAGACTagtattaaacatattaagtgagaaacaataacaaaaaatagTAACAAGTTTCTAAAACATAATAGTTAGATAATagtaatatttatgaaaatacttgaatatataattttcaaaGTTATACATATACACAGATCAATAGTTTGTTAAAAGGGTACTACCGATTAAAAAGGCCAATACTACCAATCAGCCGACTTAAACGGCCAATAGACCATTCGACAgatcactaaaaaaaaaagtcgtACATTAAATTTTAAGTGTTATACCCATCTGTGATGTTAAATTAAAGTAAAGATATTCAAACGCGTATAACACAATTTTCGTTAATTTTGAACTGACACATTGCATCtttgaattttgaatattgaacaataaataatttgctaattaacactagaaccaccgaaccagtcaaaatgactggttcctaattttttctttcacaattactgaaattataaaaatatttccatcagaaatttttgaatgaacttctGTATTGAAACACGtgttagaaaaaaatgttatgagGTTTGAATAAATGTAGTCTTGTAATTAtcacaaagcaatatacatcagtcgtatttattactcggtagttctagtgttaaatgaaaaAAAGAAGTATAACTTAGTTTCTCACAAAAGAAACATTGAAAAAATGGATTTGTATGCTATAACACACTTCACCgaaaaatcataaaaaatttaagaacaaTTGGTATAACTACATGTTGCTACTATAAAAATATAGTCGATATGCTCTTTCAACTTTTAATCGAATGGTTCAATAGCCGTTTAAATCAGCCCCACTAAGCAATCTGCTCttgatttgctatgaatttgcaaCCAaaactttaaatgaaaaattgcaacCAAATCATTAAATGAAGTTTGACGATTGGAGCATAAAAGGCTTGTGGATTACAAAACGCAGCATTGTGACGCGTTTAGCAAATCCTTTATATGGGCAAATATTGCTTTGTTTCGTCGGCTGAGGGTTAGCCGGCTATACCCTTTATCATtacatatattataaaatgtgaaaaaatatCACATCTGTGTATAGAAACCCTTAAAACGAAAAGTTTATaaacataaaattaattaagtgGAAGTTAAGATTTTATAAGTTATTATATAGAGGGTACCTCACCTGATTTtgacatctttattttttcactaTTATTACTTGCACTATTATTCTTGCTTCATATTGGTTATTTGTAACTATAACAGataaatcttaaaattttttaactaCTTTATTATTCGAaagatttgaataaaaattaacattttttaaataatttttctcggaaaaattttaaaaataacttaTTTTTGGTCTCTGATACTGGAATATCTCACTTTGAAGAATGTTTCACTTTCATCTGTAACATTTTTCGTTTCGAGTAGTACTAGCGAGAAAATCAAGATGTCAAAATCTGTAACGCGTCCCTATATTTATAGGATAAATGTTATTTCTTATATGAATATAGGGTAAGTCAGAACAAGCAGGAAGTACAGCAAGGGTTGATTCAGCACaccaaaataagaaaaaaagttcaaataaaTGTTTGCTTGATGTGATCTTGTTCTCAAGTTACAGCTTATTTTATGTGACAACAATCTTTTGCATAGATACAACAGAGTTTGATGTTAGAATGCTGTTTTTATGCATGATTTAAGTGTCGCGTAAATATTATGGAGTATTATAAAATGAATGGAACAATTAGTATGAAAGCTATATTCAGTGAaggaaaaatattatatgttTTTGATAGTGTGTTGTGTCTTGAAAAAGTTCTAGTTTACAGTTGGAGTAACTCATTTTTAAAACGCAAATACATactgtataaaaaatatagtaacaTTTTCCTCCACTGAACGTAGTTTCTATGGTAATTGCTCCAATCACTTTATAATACTTtctaatatacaatatattcaaTTCTGTGGTATCACACAAAGTAAGCTGTAACTCGAAATATGCGTCGTATCACGCATATGTTTATATGCCCTTATTTTTCTTATATTAGCATCCGGTATCAGTTCCGGCTGCATATGTtctgactcaccctgtatgtataatgaatatgtataatattatttcttctcTGTAAGATTTAATATACTGGTAGTTAAATGAAATGTTGCATACCTGATGCGTTGAATACTGTTTTTGTTGCCTAGCTTGAGTGAGCGCAGATTGATCCAGTAAATCCCATGATTTCTGCCGGCGATTTGTAGGATTGCTAGCTGTTGGATTTGATGTATCCTATACATGAAGATACAGTTTATGAAACATATtcgtacatataatatttaaatattaactaCTGAGAGCACGTTAATGTAAGATTTTAAATTATAACTATATTAACATTTACTTTTACAAATGAATTATATGAAATATAATATGTTACACTAATAAATTTATTACATAAAGAGAATTACAAAACCTACTCACTGCATTATGAGGAAGCAAATTATCAATACAATCTGTACTACCCGATTCTGCATTTTTGGTAACCGAATGTCTAACATGGCATCTACTTCTTACTTCTTCAGACACAGATACCAAAGCTAATTGCATAAGAATAtatcaattattatttttcgGTATACAAACACAAACAAACATGTAATTAAAGATGAGGAAAAAAGAGCTTTACCGGCTAAATAAGCTACACTGTCTGGTGTTACTTCAAATTTGTCCCTTCTGAATGGTTTCGCTACAATACCTAACAACATGGTGAGTACTCTGGCTGTTCTTGTTACAGTAGTTGGCGTAGGATGTCTATATCCTTTCAAAAGATGTCCAACTAACGCAAAATGGAAATTGGACTTAAATGACAGTCCTACAGCCTGATCCAACTGCTTAAAATGCCACTCCAAAGGTTCGCGAGTTGACATCATCACATGTTCCAGAGTCTAAATACGAGTAGTAGTACATGTTTTTGAGACCATAACCAAATACGCTGAACACtgctataatataaataagTGTACAAGCCAAATCCAGACCTTGTCATCGAAATTTCCTTGAGATTCTAAAGTATGCAGGTTCTGTTCAAGAAGTGCTAAGCCGCATGCATATAAAGATGCTTCATCCAACTGAAGAACCGACGTTGCTACCCAGAATAAAGACCGATGTATCGGAGATTCCTAAGAAatattacattataaaatatttgaaactcAATGATACATATATGATACAGAAGGATGTAAGTTATATCTTACTGATCTCAGTAATGGTTGTAACCGAATCAGGCACATGATAATTGCTTCAAGCAAAGTAATATCACTAAAACTCTCCAGTGCCTTCAccaatatttttagtaattGTTTCATATCTTGATCAGTGATACTTTTACTGATGCATCCAAAAACAATCAAAGCTCGTGGTTGAAGAGCTGGATTATAGCAAAAGGCAAAATTTCTCGCTAAAGAAGTCCAAGTTTTCAACCAATCACATTGTggaatgtctcgcatacaagcCTCCATTATTTCAAGGAGAGCATCCGTGATAATTTCTAAGCTAGTTAATGAGAGCCTCTCCCTGTCGTGTGTACTTGTAATGCTACGCTCGTTGCTAGGCCATTTCTCATTCGTCTGTTTATAACTAGATTTAAATGCTGTACCCGCAGCAGATTTTACTTTACTAATACCAAAAAGTAAATAAAACTTTGGAAGAGAAAACTCGTCTAAACTCATTCGCAATATTCTGTAAGTGTCCTCTGAAAAAGAAGGAGAGCTACAAGTGCAAAGTGAGTGAATGCTGTTGATGACCAATCCATGCGTAGATGCTCGCATACTCAAACTACCGGAACAGACAAGAAACGTTACTGTATGAAACAAATAGGGCAAATGTTTTCCCACATCCAGGCAGTTATTGAAAGATAGCATCAATAAATATCTTGCGAGAATAGCAATATCATTCCATCCTGTATGCTGTTCTAGCAATTGTGTTGGCGAAGTACAGGTTTTATCCACAACTCGACAAAGTCTTCCTATTACTTTCTTCGCGACTAACTGAACATTTCCAGATGCTAGAGCTACTGCTGTATCTGCCATTATTTCAACCGTTGGAGACCCAAGTTCGTTGGCACTACGCTGAATGAAATTATCCAGTACCGTATCTATTAAATCCGGCAATCTTCCAATTGTGCTCCATATCTTGGCTTGTATACTTGGATACATTTCTACCTCCTCGATGGTTAATGTAATTAATTTCTCTAAAATCTTTGTTACTTGCTTTTGACGTTTTCCTCCTCCGTCATTCGGTTTGTAAAATCGCACAAGATTATTTAACCATGGAGTCATATATTCTAAACACAGATGTTTCAATTCAATGCTTGACAATCTGAAACCTTGTATGCATTCTTCTAGAAATTCCAGTGTGAGGTGTGGATCCTTTGCGGCCAACGTTTCACTGAGGTGTTTGATGAATATCGTATTATTCGATGGTATGCAGAGTCCAGATGTTTCCAATAATTGTCCTTCTATTTTCAAGTCAAATGTTGCAGTTAAAGCGCACAATTGATTGTATGCTGCTGTTCTCAGATTTGGATCCGAGCTACCGAGATTTAATAAAGCCATGTTTAGTAATGTGCCAGGTACGTGTTTGGGTCGAATCTTTGGGTGAACAGACACAGACTCTGGCTGTGACAGTTCCCATCGATTTCTTATATGAATTATAGCCTGAACGATGCTATCGCGATCGTTGTGAATGAAAGATAATGGACCAGTTTCATTCGAGATGGTTAATGTGAATTGATTGTCGTCTAGTAAACAAACTTTTTCAATTTCAGACGCATAATAAACATCATTTAAAAGAACGGAATGCGAAAGTACTTTGCATCGCTCCGCCGAGGTAATTTGTATAGCAGTTGGTCCAACTTTCACGGATACCTTAGTTTCCTTGTGAGAAAGTTTCAAGGCGCTGTTGAAAACCTTCAAATCTTCGTCAAGAGAGAGCGTAGCACCAGGCAGTTTCTGTTGGTCAATGTCAATCGCATCGTTCAAACGATTCGGTCCATcgagaaaaattacttttttattgtttttcagGGGCGCCAAAATTCTGTCATGGAACTTCGTGTATTCCCTTACCCAGCTATTGCAATTGTAAATATATGCAGCGTGAATTTTCTCGCAGGCGGTTTTAGGCAATATATATAACCATTTTTGTAGAAAGTCAGTTCTGAACCGATTGTCTGAACACGTATGCGTGAAATCAACAACCAATTCGTACGGAGCATGCCAAAATGGTTTTAACGTAAGAATTACATGATATATCAGCAACTCGTCGTATGTGTCGCCAAGACAGgttctataaaaatataaaattcgaattaatatttaaatattattcctagtgttaaaaaataaaaagttaaaaataaaagtacaCACTTATAACGTCTGGCAATGtagtaaaatataggatatcCTTGTTTACTGGTTCCCGCTTGATAGAAGATATTTAAATTCTTGATACTCTTGAATTCCTCCTTTTCATGCATATTGTGTTTCAccataatttcttcgaaattagTTGAAGACATGTCAATACTTGACCACCGAGCATAAGATGAAGAAAATACTAAACTGTTCATATGAAATTAATGTATTTTAGACATTGGTACTCTTAATGACGGTTtataataaattcaaaatatttttacgattaCTTACTGTGAATCTACCGGTTTGTGTTCAGGAGGACCAAGGTATGCCAACAATGTGGCCATTTTGTCGAAAGGTCTTCTGCCAACCGCCTTGTGGTCACGGCTGCTGCTAAGGTAATCACCGATTCTTTCTTGATGATTCCAAAGCAATCTATGCAGCGCTAAAACATTGGCATCCGACACAAATGACATTGGATGACTGGCCTGATCTACCGTTTCACAATCCGACGCTATCTGTATGAAAAATCTTCTTCCAATTTCAAAATGCGCCCGTAAAAAATCGTTGAAAGGTAACATATGTTGTTCTTTACTGAACTCAACATGATTCGCAATATTTTGAAGTATTTTAGACATTAACATGAGGCCTCTTTTCACTTGAGAAGGTACAGGTTTATTCACAATACCCATTTCTTGAGGCGATACGATAGCCGGATTAATAAAACGTAAAAATATTACTGTTCCTACTGCACCAATATTGTTTTGTGGACATTGTGGGAATCTTTTGCTCAGTACTTGATATAGGCAATGGCACATAGATCGCAATTGTGGTGGAAACCTGGAAGAATTGTTGGCTAGTATAATAAATTGCGTCCATAATTACGGTCAAATAGATCATCACGATGTGTTCTCGATATAATGCATGTATCCTTGATACTACACAATATTCGTCTAGAACAATTCTTTGCATTTTTAATACTTCGGGAAATAACGGC is part of the Halictus rubicundus isolate RS-2024b chromosome 3, iyHalRubi1_principal, whole genome shotgun sequence genome and encodes:
- the Nf1 gene encoding neurofibromin 1 isoform X1, producing MGTQKPEEWANLLITRFEEQLPCRSGPQTTHSRMNEERNKKCLIKISRYRFSLVISSLTKILQNVTETVPCPGGQRILHSTDQDRHCYESIIIVLDTLEKCLANQPKDTVKFDEAMNVKFLLREICQFIDIPNDSAQNTHLKNLASKVLFALSLNFFNAVFNRISARLQELAKCGDENVDYSDIELIQHINVDVHRLTKLLNETIKKFKQLKKSAHIVLMNSLEKAIWNWMDTYPHEFADIQKKPIEDLGKACEELFDILDTFADNKKGRAAAVWPLQIMLLILSPKVLEEIVNADSGSPCPAKHMKKKQFIEMVKRGVGMHGSSSRQIVEAAAAVTRIKLCKASTYINNLDSKNVIFTLVQHVINDLMTLLFSPGKLFSRGQSYVAQDIDLMIDCFVSCFRIKPHNNEVLKVCLNLSFPSTYQFVLVSSLYKIVTQPRLPWWPQIDLLYSRSTELRNMFTDILSKVTQSYTSHTPLRVIQSFTLKGKEQNKYRDRGEEISSYRNLLLWMVKLIHADPMLLLNNQGKAGHEIQSSTLELIKGLVSLVHQPTMPDIAYEAMEALLVLHHPDKIKAWNPEAPINTFWDVSSQVLFSICQKLIQHQIVNYTCILKWLREILICRNAFLAQHKDYANVGSQIAICKQAHIELEVVLFMYLWSINMEAVLVSMSCFALLCEEAEIRCGSDEVAVTCLLPNYHLYLELAQASTVLITASGESEICYHDHNHGRAALQKRIMALLRKIEHCVNGVQPAWEETFKNWKITSQQLVNYPKFKIEDGQMESHRSTGKRRASHQNSEHELEDQINEWANMTGVLCALGGVCLQERPSNKPLSGMLLNSDLKKCSLKQDHCVSNPSQEVQYCTQFVSHLLHLLVCNNEKFGNQIQNHVKELVGHEMSPALYPILFDQIKSMVEKFFNQAGQIVVEDINTQFIEHIIFIMKNILDSKTEQPSEYLGMTSIEGMMLAIVRYVRHLDMTVHSIHIKTKLCQLVEAMMERRDDLAFRQEMKFRNKLVEYLTDWVMGATHQITPSTSGDITVYTRDLDQACMEAVGALLRGLPLQPEESDRGDLMEAKSQLFLKYFTLFMNLLNDCNEAAAEEKEHASQQPRLSSSKLSTLRNATIQAMSNLLSANIDSGLMHSLSLGYNPDLQTRAAFMEVLTKILQQGTEFDTLAETVLADRFEQLVQLVTMISDKGELPIAMALANVVTTNQMDELARVFVTLFDAKHLLSPLLWNMFYREVEVSDCMQTLFRGNSLGSKIMAFCFKIYGASYLQNLLEPLITPLLDDTTTGFEVDSARMDTNEDIEQNGRNLIALTQKVFDAIVSSAGRFPPQLRSMCHCLYQVLSKRFPQCPQNNIGAVGTVIFLRFINPAIVSPQEMGIVNKPVPSQVKRGLMLMSKILQNIANHVEFSKEQHMLPFNDFLRAHFEIGRRFFIQIASDCETVDQASHPMSFVSDANVLALHRLLWNHQERIGDYLSSSRDHKAVGRRPFDKMATLLAYLGPPEHKPVDSHLVFSSSYARWSSIDMSSTNFEEIMVKHNMHEKEEFKSIKNLNIFYQAGTSKQGYPIFYYIARRYKTCLGDTYDELLIYHVILTLKPFWHAPYELVVDFTHTCSDNRFRTDFLQKWLYILPKTACEKIHAAYIYNCNSWVREYTKFHDRILAPLKNNKKVIFLDGPNRLNDAIDIDQQKLPGATLSLDEDLKVFNSALKLSHKETKVSVKVGPTAIQITSAERCKVLSHSVLLNDVYYASEIEKVCLLDDNQFTLTISNETGPLSFIHNDRDSIVQAIIHIRNRWELSQPESVSVHPKIRPKHVPGTLLNMALLNLGSSDPNLRTAAYNQLCALTATFDLKIEGQLLETSGLCIPSNNTIFIKHLSETLAAKDPHLTLEFLEECIQGFRLSSIELKHLCLEYMTPWLNNLVRFYKPNDGGGKRQKQVTKILEKLITLTIEEVEMYPSIQAKIWSTIGRLPDLIDTVLDNFIQRSANELGSPTVEIMADTAVALASGNVQLVAKKVIGRLCRVVDKTCTSPTQLLEQHTGWNDIAILARYLLMLSFNNCLDVGKHLPYLFHTVTFLVCSGSLSMRASTHGLVINSIHSLCTCSSPSFSEDTYRILRMSLDEFSLPKFYLLFGISKVKSAAGTAFKSSYKQTNEKWPSNERSITSTHDRERLSLTSLEIITDALLEIMEACMRDIPQCDWLKTWTSLARNFAFCYNPALQPRALIVFGCISKSITDQDMKQLLKILVKALESFSDITLLEAIIMCLIRLQPLLRSESPIHRSLFWVATSVLQLDEASLYACGLALLEQNLHTLESQGNFDDKTLEHVMMSTREPLEWHFKQLDQAVGLSFKSNFHFALVGHLLKGYRHPTPTTVTRTARVLTMLLGIVAKPFRRDKFEVTPDSVAYLAALVSVSEEVRSRCHVRHSVTKNAESGSTDCIDNLLPHNADTSNPTASNPTNRRQKSWDLLDQSALTQARQQKQYSTHQTGRILFKTQRSFSVPTAKETKSTEETEPKNRSARVSVSNENNVLLDPEVLTDFSTQTLVLTVLVTLVKNSTDENEQRILYEYLAEASVVFPRVFPVIHNLLDAKINSVLSSCHDQGILNSVQAIIQNMIACEDTSQQQLHYLQSCGFGGLWRFAGPYTNSNCTAKSAQLFVNCLEAMIETCLPVDDGEGSNSSEFLSEKSKRIDIQTSEGTLKGKSSKLWTNRTSVRTFSERKDETSRNIITVHRDRSTESRGDISMDSTSHGGSTCSSSCSQP
- the Nf1 gene encoding neurofibromin 1 isoform X2; protein product: MGTQKPEEWANLLITRFEEQLPCRSGPQTTHSRMNEERNKKCLIKISRYRFSLVISSLTKILQNVTETVPCPGGQRILHSTDQDRHCYESIIIVLDTLEKCLANQPKDTVKFDEAMNVKFLLREICQFIDIPNDSAQNTHLKNLASKVLFALSLNFFNAVFNRISARLQELAKCGDENVDYSDIELIQHINVDVHRLTKLLNETIKKFKQLKKSAHIVLMNSLEKAIWNWMDTYPHEFADIQKKPIEDLGKACEELFDILDTFADNKKGRAAAVWPLQIMLLILSPKVLEEIVNADSGSPCPAKHMKKKQFIEMVKRGVGMHGSSSRQIVEAAAAVTRIKLCKASTYINNLDSKNVIFTLVQHVINDLMTLLFSPGKLFSRGQSYVAQDIDLMIDCFVSCFRIKPHNNEVLKVCLNLSFPSTYQFVLVSSLYKIVTQPRLPWWPQIDLLYSRSTELRNMFTDILSKVTQSYTSHTPLRVIQSFTLKGKEQNKYRDRGEEISSYRNLLLWMVKLIHADPMLLLNNQGKAGHEIQSSTLELIKGLVSLVHQPTMPDIAYEAMEALLVLHHPDKIKAWNPEAPINTFWDVSSQVLFSICQKLIQHQIVNYTCILKWLREILICRNAFLAQHKDYANVGSQIAICKQAHIELEVVLFMYLWSINMEAVLVSMSCFALLCEEAEIRCGSDEVAVTCLLPNYHLYLELAQASTVLITASGESEICYHDHNHGRAALQKRIMALLRKIEHCVNGVQPAWEETFKNWKITSQQLVNYPKFKIEDGQMESHRSTGKRRASHQNSEHELEDQINEWANMTGVLCALGGVCLQERPSNKPLSGMLLNSDLKKCSLKQDHCVSNPSQEVQYCTQFVSHLLHLLVCNNEKFGNQIQNHVKELVGHEMSPALYPILFDQIKSMVEKFFNQAGQIVVEDINTQFIEHIIFIMKNILDSKTEQPSEYLGMTSIEGMMLAIVRYVRHLDMTVHSIHIKTKLCQLVEAMMERRDDLAFRQEMKFRNKLVEYLTDWVMGATHQITPSTSGDITVYTRDLDQACMEAVGALLRGLPLQPEESDRGDLMEAKSQLFLKYFTLFMNLLNDCNEAAAEEKEHASQQPRLSSSKLSTLRNATIQAMSNLLSANIDSGLMHSLSLGYNPDLQTRAAFMEVLTKILQQGTEFDTLAETVLADRFEQLVQLVTMISDKGELPIAMALANVVTTNQMDELARVFVTLFDAKHLLSPLLWNMFYREVEVSDCMQTLFRGNSLGSKIMAFCFKIYGASYLQNLLEPLITPLLDDTTTGFEVDSARMDTNEDIEQNGRNLIALTQKVFDAIVSSAGRFPPQLRSMCHCLYQVLSKRFPQCPQNNIGAVGTVIFLRFINPAIVSPQEMGIVNKPVPSQVKRGLMLMSKILQNIANHVEFSKEQHMLPFNDFLRAHFEIGRRFFIQIASDCETVDQASHPMSFVSDANVLALHRLLWNHQERIGDYLSSSRDHKAVGRRPFDKMATLLAYLGPPEHKPVDSHLVFSSSYARWSSIDMSSTNFEEIMVKHNMHEKEEFKSIKNLNIFYQAGTSKQGYPIFYYIARRYKTCLGDTYDELLIYHVILTLKPFWHAPYELVVDFTHTCSDNRFRTDFLQKWLYILPKTACEKIHAAYIYNCNSWVREYTKFHDRILAPLKNNKKVIFLDGPNRLNDAIDIDQQKLPGATLSLDEDLKVFNSALKLSHKETKVSVKVGPTAIQITSAERCKVLSHSVLLNDVYYASEIEKVCLLDDNQFTLTISNETGPLSFIHNDRDSIVQAIIHIRNRWELSQPESVSVHPKIRPKHVPGTLLNMALLNLGSSDPNLRTAAYNQLCALTATFDLKIEGQLLETSGLCIPSNNTIFIKHLSETLAAKDPHLTLEFLEECIQGFRLSSIELKHLCLEYMTPWLNNLVRFYKPNDGGGKRQKQVTKILEKLITLTIEEVEMYPSIQAKIWSTIGRLPDLIDTVLDNFIQRSANELGSPTVEIMADTAVALASGNVQLVAKKVIGRLCRVVDKTCTSPTQLLEQHTGWNDIAILARYLLMLSFNNCLDVGKHLPYLFHTVTFLVCSGSLSMRASTHGLVINSIHSLCTCSSPSFSEDTYRILRMSLDEFSLPKFYLLFGISKVKSAAGTAFKSSYKQTNEKWPSNERSITSTHDRERLSLTSLEIITDALLEIMEACMRDIPQCDWLKTWTSLARNFAFCYNPALQPRALIVFGCISKSITDQDMKQLLKILVKALESFSDITLLEAIIMCLIRLQPLLRSESPIHRSLFWVATSVLQLDEASLYACGLALLEQNLHTLESQGNFDDKTLEHVMMSTREPLEWHFKQLDQAVGLSFKSNFHFALVGHLLKGYRHPTPTTVTRTARVLTMLLGIVAKPFRRDKFEVTPDSVAYLAALVSVSEEVRSRCHVRHSVTKNAESGSTDCIDNLLPHNADTSNPTASNPTNRRQKSWDLLDQSALTQARQQKQYSTHQRSFSVPTAKETKSTEETEPKNRSARVSVSNENNVLLDPEVLTDFSTQTLVLTVLVTLVKNSTDENEQRILYEYLAEASVVFPRVFPVIHNLLDAKINSVLSSCHDQGILNSVQAIIQNMIACEDTSQQQLHYLQSCGFGGLWRFAGPYTNSNCTAKSAQLFVNCLEAMIETCLPVDDGEGSNSSEFLSEKSKRIDIQTSEGTLKGKSSKLWTNRTSVRTFSERKDETSRNIITVHRDRSTESRGDISMDSTSHGGSTCSSSCSQP